One segment of Sander vitreus isolate 19-12246 chromosome 20, sanVit1, whole genome shotgun sequence DNA contains the following:
- the plk4 gene encoding serine/threonine-protein kinase PLK4: MSVSIGDKIEDFKVLTLLGKGSFACVYRAKSVKTGLEVAIKTIDKKAMHKAGMVQRVTNEVEIHCRLKHPAVLELYNYFEDSNYVYLVLEMCHNGEMSRYLKEKEIAFCEDEARHLMHQIVKGMLYLHAHGILHRDLTLSNLLLTSNMNIKIADFGLATQLKLPNEKHFTMCGTPNYISPEVATRSAHGLESDVWSLGCMFYAFLMGRPPFDTDTVKHTLSKVVLGEYEMPSHVSLEAQDLIHQLLRRDPAQRPSLSAVLDHPFMTQSLLARTKELGLGDEGSMDSGIATISTACTSSTSASSGSRLQRRTRHMLGSALPNRMAPIPSLPRQPNSACFEDGDQWQQQHPADRFPREGRSRGVHGGDSGQPLSRFLRRAHSSDRSGSSASGQGAGHPQLGRCHSEETLTGLGRPVFPMSSTQHPFSEHGRLPSPPVKQSPHSGYLLSTQTAHPPNLQFQDLEGVTNWLNNEASGQRPTDGSTHSSSGSFNSSRGPLGVHNSWTDKPMGRGVNPQHHNLHSNSNSYRENIPGAEFQPPHGRELKLPPAKPSVDKEKETLRDIVPPLCASRLKPIRQKTKNAVVSVLDTGEVCMELLKCQSGQERVKEVLRISCDGLMVTIYQPNGGKGFPVLDCPPAPPEDILICSYDDLPEKYWKKYQYASKFVQLVKSKTPKVTLYTKYAKVMLMENSPNADLEACFYDGAKTHKTSELVRVVEKSGKSYTVKGEVGLSGLSPESRLYVELSDEGHSICLSLEAAITAEEQRSTKKVPFFPITIGRRPANPDSPCSSSLPSHPVPPDAASPPQPPQITPSMISYDGSDFTTASLSKKSSPVQNTGKVVKSIFVPNVGWASQLTSGEVWVQFNDGSQLVVQAGVSCITYTSPEGRITRYKENEKLPEHVKEKLHCLSTILGLLANPTTHHLKPH, translated from the exons CTCTACAACTACTTTGAGGACAGCAACTATGTTTACTTGGTGTTGGAGATGTGTCACAATGGAGAGATGAGTCGGTACCTTAAAGAGAAGGAGATAGCTTTCTGTGAGGATGAAG CGAGACATTTGATGCATCAAATAGTGAAAGGAATGCTGTATTTACATGCCCACGGCATCCTGCATCGAGATCTGACCTTGTCAAACCTTTTGCTGACTAGCAACATGAACATTAAGATAGCAGACTTTGGCCTGGCCACTCAGCTCAAACTCCCAAATGAAAAGCACTTCACCATGTGCGGGACACCCAACTACATCTCCCCGGAGGTGGCCACTCGCAGTGCTCATGGTCTTGAATCAGATGTCTGGTCCCTGGGGTGCATGTTCTACGCGTTCCTGATGGGTCGCCCTCCGTTTGACACggacacagtcaaacacactcTGTCTAAAGTGGTTCTTGGGGAGTATGAAATGCCTAGCCATGTTTCTCTAGAGGCTCAGGACCTGATCCATCAGCTGCTGCGGAGGGACCCCGCCCAGCGGCCCAGCCTCTCTGCAGTACTAGACCACCCGTTTATGACCCAGAGCCTGCTGGCCAGGACCAAGGAGCTGGGGTTGGGGGATGAAGGATCCATGGACAGCGGAATTGCCACCATCTCCACAGCCTGCACCTCCTCCACCTCAGCCAGCAGCGGCAGCCGCCTCCAGAGGAGAACCAGGCACATGCTTGGCTCTGCCCTGCCGAACCGAATGGCGCCTATTCCAAGTCTTCCACGCCAACCCAACAGCGCCTGTTTTGAGGACGGAGACCAGTGGCAACAGCAGCACCCGGCGGACAGATTTCCCAGAGAGGGCAGGAGCAGGGGGGTTCATGGTGGAGACAGTGGGCAGCCTCTTTCTCGCTTCCTGAGGAGGGCTCACTCTTCAGATCGCTCGGGCTCTTCTGCATCAGGCCAGGGGGCGGGTCACCCTCAGCTGGGGAGATGCCACTCAGAGGAGACTCTGACTGGTTTAGGAAGACCAGTCTTCCCCATGTCCTCCACTCAGCACCCATTTTCAGAGCACGGAAGGCTCCCCTCTCCCCCCGTCAAACAGTCACCACA TTCTGGGTATTTGTTATCGACACAGACTGCACATCCACCAAACTTGCAATTTCAAGACCTGGAGGGAGTTACTAATTGGCTCAATAATGAGG CTTCTGGGCAGAGGCCCACAGACGGCAGCACTcacagcagcagcggcagcttCAATAGCAGCAGAGGACCTTTGGGGGTTCACAATTCCTGGACAGACAAGCCCATGGGCCGAGGTGTGAACCCTCAGCACCACAACCTTCACTCCAACTCCAACTCGTACAGGGAAAATATACCTGGAGCAGAGTTCCAACCTCCTCACGGCAGAGAGTTAAAGCTCCCTCCAGCCAAACCCAGTGTGGATAAAGAGAAGGAAACGCTGAGAGACATAGTCCCGCCCCTGTGCGCGTCCAGACTGAAGCCCATCAGACAGAAGACCAAAAATGCTGTT GTGAGCGTCCTGGACACAGGCGAAGTCTGTATGGAGTTGTTAAAATGCCAAAGTGGTCAAGAGAGGGTCAAAGAAGTCCTTCGGATTTCCTGTGACGGTTTGATG GTGACAATATACCAGCCTAATGGTGGAAAGGGTTTTCCTGTCCTGGActgtcctcctgctcctccagaAGATATTCTGATTTGTAGCTATGATGACCTTCCAG AAAAATACTGGAAGAAGTACCAATACGCCTCCAAGTTTGTGCAGCTGGTGAAATCCAAGACTCCAAAAGTGACCCTTTATACCAAGTATGCAAAGGTCATGCTGATGGAGAACTCTCCCAATGCAGACCTGGAAGCTTGCTTTTACGACG GAGCAAAGACCCACAAGACGTCGGAGCTGGTGCGAGTGGTGGAGAAGAGCGGGAAGTCGTACACGGTGAAGGGCGAGGTGGGGCTGAGCGGCCTGAGCCCAGAGAGCAGGCTGTACGTGGAGCTGTCTGATGAGGGCCACAGCATATGTTTGTCCCTGGAGGCCGCCAtcacagcagaggagcagcgCAGCACCAAGAAAGTCCCATTCTTCCCCATAACTATTGGCAG GAGACCTGCCAATCCAGACTCCCCATGCTCATCGTCCTTGCCCTCCCACCCGGTGCCTCCTGATGCAGCTTCACCTCCTCAACCTCCGCAAATCACTCCTTCA ATGATCTCCTACGATGGTTCTGATTTCACCACAGCCAGCCTGAGCAAGAAAAGCTCCCCGGTGCAAAACACAGGAAAAGTAGTTAAGTCGATATTTGTGCCCAATGTTGGATGGGCATCCCAG CTGACAAGTGGAGAGGTGTGGGTGCAGTTCAACGACGGGTCTCAGCTGGTGGTTCAGGCAGGAGTTTCCTGCATCACCTACACGTCTCCAGAGGGGAGGATCACAAG GTATAAGGAGAACGAGAAGTTGCCAGAGCACGTCAAGGAGAAGCTGCACTGTCTCTCCACCATCCTGGGACTGCTGGCCAACCCCACAACACATCACTTAAAACCTCATTAA